One Hippoglossus hippoglossus isolate fHipHip1 chromosome 5, fHipHip1.pri, whole genome shotgun sequence genomic window carries:
- the LOC117761186 gene encoding paxillin-like isoform X2, whose protein sequence is MDDLDALLADLESTTSHISERPLFLSDDPAYSIPVGGQTQQDICSPQQVPPTPSEQALNGLDETESFSSAQKSPWSGESSSPTQPTGEEEHVYSFPNKQKSSESSAAMNSTLGSNLSELDRLLLELNAVQQSTPAFPTEEEAAPPLPASSIIHHIHENGVSTAGRAGPPDLEKPKRGAMARGIEDVRPSVESLLDELESSVPSPIPTPLVLSDGQEETPAQQQARMSASSATRELDELMASLSDFKVQSNIQSQGKTSPTAPPKPANKLDNMLGSLQSDLNRLGVQTVAKGVCGACKKPIVGQVVTAMGRTWHPEHFVCTHCQDEIGSRNFFERDGQPYCETDYHNLFSPRCHYCNRPILDKVVTALDKTWHPEHFFCAQCGAFFGPEGFHEKDGKAFCRKDYFDMFAPKCGGCARAILENYISALNSLWHPECFVCRECFTPFINGSFFDHDGQPYCEAHYHERRGSLCSGCQKPITGRCITAMGKKFHPEHFVCAFCLKQLNKGTFKEQNDKPYCHGCFIKLFS, encoded by the exons ATGCTTTGTTGGCGGACCTTGAGTCCACGACATCCCACATTTCCGAGCGTCCACTCTTCCTGTCTGACGATCCCGCCTACTCCATCCCTGTTGGGGGTCAGACCCAGCAAGACATCTGCTCTCCACAACAAGTCCCACCCACTCCCTCTGAGCAAGCCCTGAACGGACTGGATGAAACAGAG TCCTTCAGCTCGGCTCAGAAAAGTCCCTGGTCTGGAGAAAGCAGCAGTCCAACCCAACCCACTGGTGAGGAGGAGCACGTATACAG TTTCCCTAATAAGCAGAAGAGTAGTGAGTCATCAGCTGCCATGAACTCAACTTTGGGCAGCAACCTGTCTGAGCTTGATCGTCTCCTGTTGGAGCTCAATGCTGTCCAGCAAAGCACCCCTGCCTTTCCCACAGAAG AAGAAGCAGCTCCACCACTGCCTGCCAGTAGTATCATCCACCACATCCACGAGAATGGAGTCTCTACCGCTGGCAGGGCGGGACCACCTGATTTGGAAAAGCCCAAGCGCGGTGCAATGGCTCGGGGAATAGAGGATGTACGACCAAGTGTGGAGAGCCTTCTAGATGAGCTAGAAAGCTCTGTGCCATCACCCAT TCCCACACCTTTGGTGTTGTCAGATGGACAAGAGGAAACACCAGCACAGCAACAAGCCAGAATGTCTGCCTCCTCTGCCACACGAGAGCTGGATGAGCTCATGGCCTCCCTGTCTGACTTCAAAGTCCAAAGCAAT ATCCAGTCCCAGGGAAAGACGTCTCCCACTGCGCCCCCCAAACCAGCCAACAAGCTGGACAACATGCTGGGAAGCCTGCAGTCAGACCTCAATAGACTCGGAGTCCAGACCGTGGCAAAGGGCGTCTGTGGAGCCTGCAAGAAACCCATTGTTGGACAG GTGGTGACGGCCATGGGCAGAACATGGCACCCTGAGCactttgtgtgcacacactgcCAGGACGAGATCGGCTCCAGAAACTTCTTTGAGCGAGATGGGCAGCCATACTGTGAGACAGACTACCACAACCTGTTCTCACCGAGATGCCACTACTGTAACAGACCCATACTGGAT AAAGTTGTGACTGCTTTGGACAAGACCTGGCATCCAGAGCACTTTTTCTGTGCCCAGTGTGGAGCCTTTTTTGGACCAGAAG GTTTCCATGAGAAGGATGGAAAAGCCTTCTGCAGAAAGGACTACTTTGACATGTTTGCCCCTAAATGTGGCGGCTGTGCCCGTGCCATCCTGGAGAACTACATCTCAGCACTCAACTCTCTCTGGCACCCTGAATGCTTCGTTTGCAGG GAGTGCTTCACGCCTTTCATAAACGGCAGCTTCTTTGACCACGACGGCCAGCCGTACTGCGAGGCGCACTACCACGAGCGCCGCGGCTCTCTGTGCTCTGGCTGCCAGAAGCCCATCACCGGCCGCTGCATCACCGCCATGGGCAAGAAGTTCCACCCCGAGCACTTTGTGTGTGCTTTCTGCCTCAAGCAGCTCAACAAAGGCACCTTCAAGGAGCAGAACGACAAGCCCTACTGCCACGGCTGCTTCATTAAACTCTTCAGTTAG
- the r3hcc1 gene encoding R3H and coiled-coil domain-containing protein 1: MEELETYQQNKNHESVLLFPSLPSRLRYLIHKTIEDLPELTTFSVGESWCRRVVVCHSELRGEMEEDSDLESNNSLCEEPLKSREEVDGVAKSKPSITSRSRAPKRPDKPLYMPRVARERLSLKSSHEPTANKEPPSPASCSSSCISSSSDSCSCHETTENTTSSSPSGQESLHHVADGVHNLTEDSSVHCALEEKQKMLLRLDEAEALVWDQTASCFTDMTLEDNASVPNNTQIEDSTDADDVTEEIKVHLKEAVSFSIEHVHNDFSIYENVCISPDGFSHVIEIYDFPAIFKTDDLLDAFTEYSDGGMKIKWVDNTHALGVFASESAALHALSISHPLLKARALAEGSKKARGKAMRRAEFIQPVKERPRTDCAVARRMVTRALGLQARGSVPRY, from the exons atggaggagctggaaacATACCAGCAGAACAAAAACCATGAGAG CGTGCTCCTGTTCCCGTCCCTACCCAGCAGACTGCGGTACCTGATTCACAAGACCATAGAAGACCTGCCAGAGCTCACCACCTTCTCAGTCGGAGAGAGCTGGTGTCGCAGGGTGGTGGTCTGCCACTCTGAGCTCAG gggagagatggaggaggacagtGACTTGGAGAGCAACAACAGCTTGTGTGAAGAGCCTCTAAAAAGTAGGGAAGAGGTGGATGGTGTTGCCAAGTCTAAACCTTCAATCACATCACGAAGCCGAGCACCTAAGAGGCCAGACAAACCTCTTTACATGCCACGAGTTGCCCGGGAGAGGCTGTCCCTGAAAAGCTCACACGAACCCACGGCAAATAAAGAGCCACCAAGTCCTGCCTCTTGTAGCAGTAGCTGCATTAGCAGCTCATCTGACTCTTGTTCCTGCCATGAAACTACAGAAAACACTACGTCCTCATCCCCATCCGGACAAGAATCACTCCACCATGTAGCAGACGGTGTCCACAACCTTACTGAGGACAGTTCAGTGCATTGTGCTctggaagagaaacaaaagatgTTGCTGAGGTTGGATGAAGCTGAGGCCCTTGTCTGGGACCAGACTGCATCTTGCTTCACTGACATGACTCTGGAGGACAATGCTAGTGTGCCAAACAACACCCAGATAGAAGACAGCACAGATGCAGATGATGTAACTGAAGAG ATCAAGGTACACCTGAAAGAGGCAGTGTCCTTCTCCATTGAACACGTCCACAACGACTTCTCTATTTATGAGAATGTGTGCATCAGTCCGGATGGGTTTAGTCATGTGATCGAGATCTATGACTTCCCGGCTATTTTCAAAACAGACGACCTGCTGGATGCCTTCACAGAATACAG TGATGGTGGAATGAAGATCAAGTGGGTGGACAACACACATGCCCTGGGGGTTTTTGCCAGTGAATCAGCAG CTCTCCATGCCCTCTCCATCTCCCACCCACTGCTGAAGGCACGAGCACTGGCTGAAGGGAGTAAAAAAGCCAGAGGCAAAGCCATGCGACGAGCAG AGTTTATCCAGCCTGTGAAGGAACGCCCCAGGACAGACTGTGCTGTCGCCAGGCGGATGGTGACCAGAGCCCTGGGGCTGCAGGCACGAGGCAGCGTGCCGCGATACTGA
- the rplp0 gene encoding 60S acidic ribosomal protein P0 isoform X1 gives MPREDRATWKSNYFLKIIQLLDDYPKCFIVGADNVGSRQMQTIRMSLRTKAVVLMGKNTMMRKAIRGHLENNPALEKLLPHIKGNVGFVFTKEDLAEVRDLLLFNKVPASARAGAVAPCNVTVPAQNTGLGPEKTSFFQALGITTKISRGTIEILSDVNLIKTGDKVGASEATLLNMLNISPFSYGLNIQQVYDNGSVYSPEVLDITEESLHTKFLEGVRNIASVCLEIGYPTMASIPHSIINGYKKVLAVAVETDYSFPLADKVKAFLADPSAFAAVAAPAAAAVAETAAAPAAKEEVKEESEASDDDMGFGLFD, from the exons ATGCCCAGGGAAGACAGGGCCACGTGGAAGTCCAACTACTTCCTTAAAATCATC CAACTTCTGGATGACTATCCAAAATGCTTCATCGTGGGGGCAGACAATGTGGGGTCCAGGCAGATGCAGACCATCCGCATGTCCCTTCGCACCAAAGCGGTGGTGCTCATGGGTAAAAACACCATGATGCGCAAAGCCATCCGTGGCCACCTGGAGAACAATCCAGCCCTGGAGAA GCTCCTGCCCCACATTAAAGGAAATGTGGGCTTTGTCTTCACCAAGGAGGATTTGGCTGAGGTCCGGGACCTGCTGCTGTTCAACAAG GTGCCTGCATCTGCCCGTGCTGGAGCCGTCGCCCCCTGTAATGTGACAGTGCCTGCCCAGAACACCGGACTGGGTCCTGAGAAGACTTCTTTCTTCCAGGCTCTGGGCATCACCACCAAGATCTCAAGGGGAACCATTGAAATCTTG AGTGACGTCAATCTAATCAAGACTGGCGACAAGGTTGGTGCCAGTGAGGCCACGCTCCTCAACATGCTGAACATCTCGCCCTTCTCCTATGGACTCAACATCCAGCAGGTGTATGACAATGGCAGTGTTTACAGCCCTGAGGTGCTTGACATCACAGAGGAATCCCTGCACACCAAATTCCTGGAG gGTGTGAGGAACATTGCTAGCGTGTGTCTGGAGATTGGATACCCTACCATGGCCTCTATCCCCCACTCCATCATCAATGGCTACAAGAAAGTTCTGGCTGTTGCTGTGGAGACGGACTACTCCTTCCCCCTGGCAGACAAG GTCAAGGCCTTCCTTGCTGACCCATCTGCTTTTGCTGCCGTTGCTGcacctgcagcagccgcagTTGCtgagactgctgctgctccagctgctaAGGAGGAGGTTAAAGAAGAGTCTGAGGCGTCCGACGACGACATGGGCTTCGGTCTGTTCGACTAA
- the golga7 gene encoding golgin subfamily A member 7, translated as MAETLSLQDLQQPGVSSKVFVQRDYSSGTICKFQTKFPSDLESRLDKQQFEETIQTLNNLYAEAEKLGGKSYLEGCLACLTAYTIFLCMETHYEKVLKKIARYIKDQNEKIYAPRGLLLTDPIERGLRVVEITIFEDRSVGSGR; from the exons ATGGCTGag ACCCTCAGTTTACAGGACCTCCAGCAGCCAGGTGTCTCCTCCAAGGTGTTCGTCCAGAGGGACTACAGCTCAGGAACCATCTGCAAGTTCCAGACCAAGTTCCCCTCTGACCTGGAGTCAAGA cTTGATAAGCAGCAGTTTGAGGAGACCATCCAGACTTTAAACAACCTGTATGCAGAGGCAGAGAAGCTCGGGGGGAAGTCATACTTGGAGGGCTGTCTGGCTTGTCTAACTGCGTACACCATCTTCCTCTGTATGGAGACACACTACGAAAAG GTGTTAAAGAAGATCGCCAGGTACATTAAGGACCAGAATGAGAAGATATATGCTCCCAGGGGCTTGCTGCTCACTGACCCCATAGAGAGAGGCCTCAGAGTT GTTGAAATCACCATCTTTGAAGACAGAAGTGTTGGCTCTGGAAGATAA
- the rplp0 gene encoding 60S acidic ribosomal protein P0 isoform X2 — MQTIRMSLRTKAVVLMGKNTMMRKAIRGHLENNPALEKLLPHIKGNVGFVFTKEDLAEVRDLLLFNKVPASARAGAVAPCNVTVPAQNTGLGPEKTSFFQALGITTKISRGTIEILSDVNLIKTGDKVGASEATLLNMLNISPFSYGLNIQQVYDNGSVYSPEVLDITEESLHTKFLEGVRNIASVCLEIGYPTMASIPHSIINGYKKVLAVAVETDYSFPLADKVKAFLADPSAFAAVAAPAAAAVAETAAAPAAKEEVKEESEASDDDMGFGLFD; from the exons ATGCAGACCATCCGCATGTCCCTTCGCACCAAAGCGGTGGTGCTCATGGGTAAAAACACCATGATGCGCAAAGCCATCCGTGGCCACCTGGAGAACAATCCAGCCCTGGAGAA GCTCCTGCCCCACATTAAAGGAAATGTGGGCTTTGTCTTCACCAAGGAGGATTTGGCTGAGGTCCGGGACCTGCTGCTGTTCAACAAG GTGCCTGCATCTGCCCGTGCTGGAGCCGTCGCCCCCTGTAATGTGACAGTGCCTGCCCAGAACACCGGACTGGGTCCTGAGAAGACTTCTTTCTTCCAGGCTCTGGGCATCACCACCAAGATCTCAAGGGGAACCATTGAAATCTTG AGTGACGTCAATCTAATCAAGACTGGCGACAAGGTTGGTGCCAGTGAGGCCACGCTCCTCAACATGCTGAACATCTCGCCCTTCTCCTATGGACTCAACATCCAGCAGGTGTATGACAATGGCAGTGTTTACAGCCCTGAGGTGCTTGACATCACAGAGGAATCCCTGCACACCAAATTCCTGGAG gGTGTGAGGAACATTGCTAGCGTGTGTCTGGAGATTGGATACCCTACCATGGCCTCTATCCCCCACTCCATCATCAATGGCTACAAGAAAGTTCTGGCTGTTGCTGTGGAGACGGACTACTCCTTCCCCCTGGCAGACAAG GTCAAGGCCTTCCTTGCTGACCCATCTGCTTTTGCTGCCGTTGCTGcacctgcagcagccgcagTTGCtgagactgctgctgctccagctgctaAGGAGGAGGTTAAAGAAGAGTCTGAGGCGTCCGACGACGACATGGGCTTCGGTCTGTTCGACTAA
- the LOC117761186 gene encoding proline-rich protein 36-like isoform X1, whose protein sequence is MDDLDALLADLESTTSHISERPLFLSDDPAYSIPVGGQTQQDICSPQQVPPTPSEQALNGLDETESFSSAQKSPWSGESSSPTQPTGEEEHVYSFPNKQKSSESSAAMNSTLGSNLSELDRLLLELNAVQQSTPAFPTEEEAAPPLPASSIIHHIHENGVSTAGRAGPPDLEKPKRGAMARGIEDVRPSVESLLDELESSVPSPIPTPLVLSDGQEETPAQQQARMSASSATRELDELMASLSDFKVQSNSGSQLSVNQEALDPSLVAVSPVVQTETTPSIYPKADSLDTLILSSYTTPTCTPLPLELHIDEDGSSAHTTSAGSTVVTASSKYSQIQQKGDGVSVTPDSSHVEILSVSSSEVECYMQKSTSRVIASKVSSPAGKSPVTVGGSSSPGPAALSSSPVVVSKSPSPVTVSNSSPTLRAKSPSPPDVKCSNLSQSSKSPTPISISHSSEAGAKNQSPVTVPTSTEVVPKTVSPVTVPRLSSPVPKSESPVTVPNLSSCASPETAPKSASPVSVQRVSSPVTIPNIASSPSVPKSCSPETIQKEASPTILPRLSSPVPKSPVLNIRKTYTLPGTSSPRTSPISLAAVPSNSLSPPTTAKHTGEGMYLTWPGREPILDDALDKLLNSDYPQLGENQPLASFMPGYEDGSWEEEDGLYPDLSREGTLTPMTESSWMDECFTPSTCPGTPDATLDLPSQQPSAVERLSASGQLKSVIRRTKETSNVHPMFREGLLRRKMGPIIANKSNSQDRLIEELQGKLGIGRVERRRKQQPDDWLAEGVIVMSNPQRTREEGARPAVNKILIPPEPSAPQRKVLPPPQSPPAPKKPPPVKQTPPPLPPPPPTPPPPREPTPPPPKEPTPPPREPTPPPVKPPPSPSPPPKPVAPPPPPKVFVSVGCQTDYDPFFPPMQIQSQGKTSPTAPPKPANKLDNMLGSLQSDLNRLGVQTVAKGVCGACKKPIVGQVVTAMGRTWHPEHFVCTHCQDEIGSRNFFERDGQPYCETDYHNLFSPRCHYCNRPILDKVVTALDKTWHPEHFFCAQCGAFFGPEGFHEKDGKAFCRKDYFDMFAPKCGGCARAILENYISALNSLWHPECFVCRECFTPFINGSFFDHDGQPYCEAHYHERRGSLCSGCQKPITGRCITAMGKKFHPEHFVCAFCLKQLNKGTFKEQNDKPYCHGCFIKLFS, encoded by the exons ATGCTTTGTTGGCGGACCTTGAGTCCACGACATCCCACATTTCCGAGCGTCCACTCTTCCTGTCTGACGATCCCGCCTACTCCATCCCTGTTGGGGGTCAGACCCAGCAAGACATCTGCTCTCCACAACAAGTCCCACCCACTCCCTCTGAGCAAGCCCTGAACGGACTGGATGAAACAGAG TCCTTCAGCTCGGCTCAGAAAAGTCCCTGGTCTGGAGAAAGCAGCAGTCCAACCCAACCCACTGGTGAGGAGGAGCACGTATACAG TTTCCCTAATAAGCAGAAGAGTAGTGAGTCATCAGCTGCCATGAACTCAACTTTGGGCAGCAACCTGTCTGAGCTTGATCGTCTCCTGTTGGAGCTCAATGCTGTCCAGCAAAGCACCCCTGCCTTTCCCACAGAAG AAGAAGCAGCTCCACCACTGCCTGCCAGTAGTATCATCCACCACATCCACGAGAATGGAGTCTCTACCGCTGGCAGGGCGGGACCACCTGATTTGGAAAAGCCCAAGCGCGGTGCAATGGCTCGGGGAATAGAGGATGTACGACCAAGTGTGGAGAGCCTTCTAGATGAGCTAGAAAGCTCTGTGCCATCACCCAT TCCCACACCTTTGGTGTTGTCAGATGGACAAGAGGAAACACCAGCACAGCAACAAGCCAGAATGTCTGCCTCCTCTGCCACACGAGAGCTGGATGAGCTCATGGCCTCCCTGTCTGACTTCAAAGTCCAAAGCAAT TCCGGCTCTCAGTTGTCTGTAAATCAGGAGGCATTAGACCCCTCACTTGTAGCCGTTTCACCAGTTGTCCAAACAGAAACCACCCCATCTATATATCCTAAAGCTGATTCACTGGATACTCTTATACTTTCTAGTTACACTACTCCCACCTGTACACCTCTTCCACTGGAACTCCATATAGATGAAGATGGCAGTTCAGCCCATACCACTTCAGCTGGTTCCACAGTAGTAACTGCATCATCCAAGTACTCCCAGATCCAACAGAAAGGTGATGGTGTGAGTGTGACCCCTGATAGCTCTCATGTGGAGATCCTCAGTGTCTCCAGTAGTGAAGTAGAATGCTATATGCAGAAGTCAACCTCTAGGGTCATTGCTAGTAAAGTCTCAAGTCCAGCTGGAAAGAGTCCAGTTACTGTTGGTGGAAGTTCTAGTCCAGGTCCTGCTGCCCTGAGCTCCAGTCCAGTGGTAGTTTCCAAAAGCCCTAGTCCTGTTACTGTGTCTAATTCTAGTCCCACTCTTAGAGCCAAGAGTCCTAGTCCACCTGATGTTAAATGCTCCAATCTAAGTCAGTCTTCAAAGAGTCCAACTCCAATTTCCATTAGTCACAGTTCAGAAGCAGGTGCCAAGAATCAAAGTCCAGTGACAGTCCCAACAAGTACAGAAGTAGTGCCTAAGACTGTGAGTCCAGTCACAGTCCCAAGACTTTCAAGTCCAGTACCAAAAAGTGAAAGTCCTGTGACAGTCCCAAATCTCTCTAGTTGTGCTAGTCCCGAAACGGCTCCCAAGAGTGCAAGTCCAGTGTCAGTTCAGAGAGTTTCAAGTCCTGTGACAATCCCTAATATCGCCAGCTCACCATCTGTACCCAAGAGTTGTAGTCCTGAAACAATTCAAAAGGAGGCTTCTCCAACAATATTGCCAAGACTTTCAAGTCCAGTTCCTAAGAGTCCTGTGTTAAACATTAGAAAAACATACACTCTTCCAGGCACCAGTAGTCCTAGAACTTCACCTATTTCACTTGCTGCAGTACCATCAAATAGCCTGTCTCCCCCAaccacagcaaaacacacaggTGAAGGTATGTATTTAACATGGCCAGGCCGTGAGCCTATATTGGATGATGCTTTAGACAAACTCCTAAACTCTGACTACCCCCAATTGGGTGAGAACCAGCCACTTGCTTCCTTTATGCCTGGATATGAAGACGGATCatgggaggaagaagatgggCTCTACCCAGATCTGAGCCGAGAGGGAACCCTCACACCCATGACTGAGTCCAGCTGGATGGACGAGTGTTTCACCCCCTCCACCTGCCCCGGGACACCAGATGCAACGTTGGACCTGCCCTCACAGCAGCCCTCTGCTGTGGAGAGGCTATCTGCCTCTGGCCAA CTCAAGTCAGTTATCCGACGCACCAAAGAGACTTCCAATGTGCATCCGATGTTCAGGGAGGGACTGTTGCGGCGTAAAATGGGACCAATCATTGCGAACAAAAGCAACTCGCAAGATCGACTCATTGAGGAGCTGCAGGGGAAACTGGGGATAGGGCGAGTGGAGCGCCGGCGAAAACAACAGCCAGATGACTGGCTGGCGGAGGGAGTCATTGTCATGTCCAACCCACAGCGAACACGTGAAGAAGGGGCCCGGCCAGCTGTGAATAAG ATCCTCATCCCTCCTGAACCATCTGCCCCACAGAGAAAAGTCCTGCCCCCTCCACAATCACCCCCAGCACCCAAAAAGCCACCCCCTGTCAAGCAGACTCCTCCACCGCtacctcctccccctccaacccctcctcctcctcgagaacccac ccctccaccccccaaAGAGCCAACTCCTCCCCCTAGGGAGCCCACGCCTCCCCCTGTTAAGCCCCCTCCCTCACCTAGCCCCCCTCCCAAGCCTGTCGCGCCACCTCCGCCTCCCAAGGTCTTTGTATCAGTTGGGTGTCAGACCGACTACGACCCATTCTTCCCACCAATGCAG ATCCAGTCCCAGGGAAAGACGTCTCCCACTGCGCCCCCCAAACCAGCCAACAAGCTGGACAACATGCTGGGAAGCCTGCAGTCAGACCTCAATAGACTCGGAGTCCAGACCGTGGCAAAGGGCGTCTGTGGAGCCTGCAAGAAACCCATTGTTGGACAG GTGGTGACGGCCATGGGCAGAACATGGCACCCTGAGCactttgtgtgcacacactgcCAGGACGAGATCGGCTCCAGAAACTTCTTTGAGCGAGATGGGCAGCCATACTGTGAGACAGACTACCACAACCTGTTCTCACCGAGATGCCACTACTGTAACAGACCCATACTGGAT AAAGTTGTGACTGCTTTGGACAAGACCTGGCATCCAGAGCACTTTTTCTGTGCCCAGTGTGGAGCCTTTTTTGGACCAGAAG GTTTCCATGAGAAGGATGGAAAAGCCTTCTGCAGAAAGGACTACTTTGACATGTTTGCCCCTAAATGTGGCGGCTGTGCCCGTGCCATCCTGGAGAACTACATCTCAGCACTCAACTCTCTCTGGCACCCTGAATGCTTCGTTTGCAGG GAGTGCTTCACGCCTTTCATAAACGGCAGCTTCTTTGACCACGACGGCCAGCCGTACTGCGAGGCGCACTACCACGAGCGCCGCGGCTCTCTGTGCTCTGGCTGCCAGAAGCCCATCACCGGCCGCTGCATCACCGCCATGGGCAAGAAGTTCCACCCCGAGCACTTTGTGTGTGCTTTCTGCCTCAAGCAGCTCAACAAAGGCACCTTCAAGGAGCAGAACGACAAGCCCTACTGCCACGGCTGCTTCATTAAACTCTTCAGTTAG